In the genome of Acidovorax sp. 69, the window CATTGCTCGGGGTTCATGTAGCTGGGTGTGCCTGCGTGCAACTGGCGTGTGGCCTCGGGCTCGCGTCCCGAGAGGGCCACACCCAGGTCCAGCACACGCAGCACCCCGTCGTCGCCCAGGTGCAGGTTGTCGGGCTTGATGTCCCGGTGCACCACCCCCTGGCGGTGCAGCCAGCCCAGCACGCGAACCGCCTGCACCGTGACCGACAGGGCCTGGGCCACGCCCAGGTACTCGCGGCGGCGCAGGCGCTGGCCCAGCGTGTCGCCCGCATGCCAGTCATACAGCAGGTAGAACGCGCTGGCGCCCTGGCCGGTGCTGCCCAGCCCCGCCGGCCAGTCGTTGAGCCATGCCAGGTGCGTGACGGCCTGGCCCGACTGCATGCGCCGCGCCACCCAGGCCTCATGCGCCAGGGTGGCGCGCTCCTCGGTGTCATGGGCGCGCGAGGGCAGCAGGGTCTTGAGGGCGTACAACCGCTGCGTGACGGGATCACGCACCTGGTAGATGCGGTGAATGCCACTGTCGGCCACCAGGGCCGTGACCGTGAGGTCGTCCACCGTGTCGCCCACTCTCAAGAGCGGCAGCACGGGCAGGTCCTGCGCTCGGCGGGATTCATCCTGCAGCGTGGCCTCCAGCGCGCCCTGCACACGCACCACCAACGCCGTCACGTTGTCGCTGCTGCCCCGGCGCAGCGCGGCCTGCACCAGCTCATCGCTGAGCGCCTGGGCCGCCACGTCTGCCTGGCGCAGCAGCTGCCGCAGTTCGCGCTCGGGCAGGCTGCCATGCACACCGTCGGACAGCAGCACGAACAGGTCACCACTGTGCAGCTCACCCTGGCTGTAGTCCACCACCACATGGTCGTCGAGTCCCATGGCACGGGTGAGCTGGTGCGCAAAATCCCGCTGCGCCATCACATGGTCGGCTGTCAGCAGTTGCAGGCGCCCCCCCCGCAGCAGGTAGGCACGCGTGTCGCCCACATGGGCCAGCGTGTACGACTGGCCGCGCAATACCAAGGCGGTGAGCGTGGTAAGACCCACGGCCGGCTGACGACGCCGGTTCATGGAGGCCAGCCAGCCGTTGTGTGCGCTCAGGATGCGATCCAGCGCCACCGTGGTGTCCCAGGTCTCAGGGGTTGCAAAGTAATCGCCCATCAAGGTGTTCACGGTGGTCTGCGCGGCCTCGCGCCCCTTGCCGCCCGTGCTCACGCCATCGGCAATCGCGGCGATGGCGCCGCGCTCACGATCACGCCCTTGCCCCACCGCGAGCGCAGCGAAGTCTTCATTCACGTCCTTGCGCCCTGCCTGCGAGGCCTGACCGACATCCAGTTCAAAGCTCATGCACCAGCTCCATGCAGGTTCTGTGCCCAAGGTGGTGCATGCCAGCGCATGTCTGTCGGCCCCGCGTGGATGCCATCACCCACCAGCGTGCCCTCGGTAGCCCACCCCTTCGGACCAGCGCACTGGGCAACCCAGATCAGTGCGCCTACTCTGGCACGGGCATTGCTTAACAAGGGCAACGACCCGGCAGGGTCACGCAATTCACCCGTGCAACGGCGCACTGAGGAGTTGTAAGGACGAAGGCGTCCCCACATGCGGTTTCGAGACCTCGGAGCAGCATCGTGTGGACGCCTTTTTTGTTTTGCGAATCGCCCAGGCGATCGAACCGACGGAGTCACGATGAAAAAGCTCAAACTGGTGATGGTGGGGAACGGCATGGCCGGTGTGCGCACGCTGGAAGAGTTGCTCAAGATTGCTCCCGATCTGTATGACATCACGGTGTTCGGCGCCGAGCCCCACCCCAACTACAACCGCATTCTGCTGTCGCCCGTGCTGGCGGGCGAGCAGACCATCGACGAGATCATTCTCAACGACTGGTCCTGGTACGCAGACAACCACATCACCTTGCACACCGGCTTCACGGTGACCGAAGTCGACCGCGTGCGCCGCGTGGTCACGGCCACCGGCGCAGCGGGTGACGTGATCACTGCCGAGTACGACCGCCTCATCATCGCCACGGGCTCCAACCCGTTCATCCTGCCCATTCCCGGCAAGGACCTCAAGGGCGTGCTGGCCTACCGCGACATTGCCGACACGCAGGCCATGATCGACGCGGCCGCCACCTACCAACACGCCGTGGTCATCGGCGGCGGCCTGCTGGGTCTGGAGGCCGCCAACGGCCTCATGAAACGCGGCATGCAGGTCACCGTAGTGCATGTGGGCGACTGGCTGATGGAGCGCCAACTCGACGATGTAGCCGGCAAGATGCTGGAGAAGTCGCTGCAGGAGCGTGGCATGAAGTTCCTGATGGGTGCGCAGACCCAGGAGCTGGTCGGCAACGCCGAAGGCCGTGTGGCCAGCGTCAAATTCAAGGATGGAACCGAGGTCCCCGCCGACCTGGTGGTGATGGCCGTGGGCATCCGCCCCAACACCGCCCTGGCCGAAAAAATGCGCCTGCACGTGAACCGCGGCATTGTGGTGAGCGACACGCTGCAAACCACCACCGACGCCCGCATCTACGCCGTGGGCGAATGCGCCGCACACCGGGGCATAGCCTATGGTCTGGTGGCTCCGCTGTTTGAGCAGGGCAAGGTGCTGGCCAACCACCTGGCCGAGTTCGGCATCGGCCGCTACCAGGGCTCGCTCACGTCCACCAAGCTCAAGGTCACGGGCATCGACCTGTTCTCGGCCGGCGACTTCCAGGGCGGCGAGGGCACCGAAGAAATCGTGATGAGCGACCCCTTCGGCGGTGTGTACAAAAAGCTGGTGCTCAAGGACGACAAGCTTGTGGGCGCCTGCCTGTATGGCGACACGGTGGACGGCAGCTGGTACTTCAAGCTGCTGCGCGACGGCCGCAGCGTGACCGACCTGCGCGACAAGCTCATGTTTGGCGAATCGCACCTGGGCGATACCGGCCACCAGGGCCAGAGCAAGGCCGCCGCCATGGCCGACACCGACGAGGTCTGCGGCTGCAACGGCGTGACCAAGGGCGCGATCTGCAAAGCCATCAAGGACAAGGGTTTGTTCACGCTCGACGAAGTGCGCAAACACACCAAGGCCAGCGCGAGCTGCGGATCATGCACCGGGCTGGTGGAGCAGATCATCATGTTCACGGCCGGTGGTGACTATTCCGCCACGCCCAAAACCAAGGCCATGTGTGGCTGCACCGACCACGGCCACCAGGCCGTGCGCGACGCGATCCGCAGCAGCAAGCTGCTGAGCATTGCCGACGTGTTCAAGTTCATGGAATGGAAGACGCCCAACGGCTGCGCCACCTGCCGCCCGGCCGTCAACTACTACCTCATCAGCACCTGGCCCAAGGACGCCAAGGACGACCCACAAAGCCGCGCCATCAACGAGCGCAGCCACGCCAACATCCAGAAAGACGGCACCTACAGCGTGATTCCCCGCATGTGGGGCGGCGAGACCACGGCCGACGAGCTGCGCCGCATTGCCGACGCTGTGGACAAATACAAGATTCCCACCG includes:
- the nirB gene encoding nitrite reductase large subunit NirB; the encoded protein is MKKLKLVMVGNGMAGVRTLEELLKIAPDLYDITVFGAEPHPNYNRILLSPVLAGEQTIDEIILNDWSWYADNHITLHTGFTVTEVDRVRRVVTATGAAGDVITAEYDRLIIATGSNPFILPIPGKDLKGVLAYRDIADTQAMIDAAATYQHAVVIGGGLLGLEAANGLMKRGMQVTVVHVGDWLMERQLDDVAGKMLEKSLQERGMKFLMGAQTQELVGNAEGRVASVKFKDGTEVPADLVVMAVGIRPNTALAEKMRLHVNRGIVVSDTLQTTTDARIYAVGECAAHRGIAYGLVAPLFEQGKVLANHLAEFGIGRYQGSLTSTKLKVTGIDLFSAGDFQGGEGTEEIVMSDPFGGVYKKLVLKDDKLVGACLYGDTVDGSWYFKLLRDGRSVTDLRDKLMFGESHLGDTGHQGQSKAAAMADTDEVCGCNGVTKGAICKAIKDKGLFTLDEVRKHTKASASCGSCTGLVEQIIMFTAGGDYSATPKTKAMCGCTDHGHQAVRDAIRSSKLLSIADVFKFMEWKTPNGCATCRPAVNYYLISTWPKDAKDDPQSRAINERSHANIQKDGTYSVIPRMWGGETTADELRRIADAVDKYKIPTVKVTGGQRIDLLGVKKEDLVNVWKDIGMPSGHAYAKALRTVKTCVGSEWCRMGTQDSTQMGKDLERAMWRMYAPHKVKFAVSGCPRNCAEAGIKDVGIIGVDSGWEMYVAGNGGIKTEVAHFFTKLKTAEEVLEYTGAFCELYRQEGWYLERTVHYVDRVGLDYVKKRILEDAEGRKALWEQLQFALDGEPDPWFEFDKAAVDTRQFVPLGA
- a CDS encoding bifunctional protein-serine/threonine kinase/phosphatase, whose translation is MSFELDVGQASQAGRKDVNEDFAALAVGQGRDRERGAIAAIADGVSTGGKGREAAQTTVNTLMGDYFATPETWDTTVALDRILSAHNGWLASMNRRRQPAVGLTTLTALVLRGQSYTLAHVGDTRAYLLRGGRLQLLTADHVMAQRDFAHQLTRAMGLDDHVVVDYSQGELHSGDLFVLLSDGVHGSLPERELRQLLRQADVAAQALSDELVQAALRRGSSDNVTALVVRVQGALEATLQDESRRAQDLPVLPLLRVGDTVDDLTVTALVADSGIHRIYQVRDPVTQRLYALKTLLPSRAHDTEERATLAHEAWVARRMQSGQAVTHLAWLNDWPAGLGSTGQGASAFYLLYDWHAGDTLGQRLRRREYLGVAQALSVTVQAVRVLGWLHRQGVVHRDIKPDNLHLGDDGVLRVLDLGVALSGREPEATRQLHAGTPSYMNPEQWPGYEKSGDTEGQLPDARSDLFALGVTLYQLLSHGRLPYGEVVPYQLGRYHRDPVAPSRHNPGVPIWLDQIALKAVARNRTQRFETAEELLLALERGASRPLSAPGPQPLMQRDATALWKIALAVSVLVNLLLVYWLLFLPR